The following proteins are encoded in a genomic region of Deinococcus sp. YIM 134068:
- a CDS encoding class I SAM-dependent methyltransferase yields MSIQPAEVAAQYATDRNLRVRIETHEQYTVGPRLEPEVDRLLSLRGDEALLDVGTGPGNFPGRLRAEGHRGRLVGVDLSPGMVERAASTYPGVEFVEASADALPFPNGTFDLLTARHMLYHVPDVSAALAEFMRVLRPGGRFLAVTNATGYMGELWEAVAEVVPEQPALAGLLESRAGSAVFSEQNGEPLVRGAFGNVEVGLLENALVFPTPEPVLAYLGSMTALQRLPDKDRLQVLSALRRALAPRFLMGEWRVSKRVAFLHARKK; encoded by the coding sequence ATGAGCATTCAACCGGCTGAGGTCGCCGCCCAGTACGCCACCGACCGGAACTTACGAGTTCGGATCGAGACGCACGAGCAATACACCGTTGGGCCGAGATTAGAACCAGAGGTGGACCGCCTGCTCTCCCTACGGGGTGACGAGGCGCTGCTGGATGTGGGCACCGGCCCCGGCAACTTCCCCGGACGGCTGCGCGCGGAGGGGCACCGGGGCCGCCTCGTCGGGGTGGACCTCTCGCCCGGCATGGTCGAGCGGGCGGCCAGCACATACCCCGGCGTCGAGTTCGTGGAGGCGAGCGCGGACGCCCTCCCCTTCCCGAACGGCACCTTCGATCTCCTCACGGCCCGGCACATGCTGTACCACGTCCCCGACGTATCCGCCGCCCTGGCAGAGTTCATGCGGGTCCTGCGACCGGGTGGGCGATTCTTGGCGGTGACGAACGCCACCGGGTACATGGGCGAACTGTGGGAGGCTGTGGCGGAAGTCGTCCCCGAACAGCCCGCTCTTGCCGGACTGCTGGAGAGCCGCGCGGGGTCGGCGGTGTTTTCCGAACAGAACGGGGAGCCACTGGTGCGCGGGGCGTTTGGCAACGTCGAGGTTGGCCTTCTGGAGAACGCCCTCGTGTTCCCCACGCCTGAGCCGGTGCTGGCCTACCTGGGGTCCATGACGGCACTGCAACGCCTTCCCGACAAGGACCGCCTACAGGTCCTGAGCGCACTCCGGCGGGCACTCGCTCCCCGGTTCCTCATGGGGGAATGGCGCGTCTCCAAGCGCGTGGCCTTCCTCCATGCCCGCAAGAAGTGA
- a CDS encoding EamA family transporter has product MTSLGWVALGLLAALGGAGVTIFGKLGLEGVNPTLATALRSVVMALVMVAVALSTGQLGALLGDRTNFSGRAWLFIVLAGLSGAASWLAYFAALKVGPTAGVAALDRLSLAFIFVFGALFLHEPHGWRGWLGLLVLLAGVYLMASDR; this is encoded by the coding sequence ATGACTTCACTGGGATGGGTGGCCCTCGGTCTGCTCGCCGCACTCGGCGGCGCGGGCGTGACGATCTTCGGCAAGCTCGGCCTGGAGGGCGTGAACCCGACCCTCGCCACGGCCCTGCGCTCGGTCGTCATGGCGCTGGTGATGGTCGCCGTCGCGCTGAGCACCGGGCAACTCGGGGCACTTCTCGGAGACAGGACCAATTTCAGCGGGCGGGCTTGGCTGTTCATCGTCCTCGCGGGCCTGAGCGGAGCGGCCTCGTGGCTGGCGTATTTCGCGGCCCTCAAGGTCGGGCCGACGGCGGGTGTGGCCGCCCTCGACCGCCTGAGCCTCGCCTTCATCTTCGTGTTCGGGGCACTGTTTCTGCACGAGCCGCACGGCTGGCGCGGGTGGCTGGGCTTGCTCGTGCTGCTGGCCGGGGTGTACCTGATGGCGAGCGACCGTTGA
- the leuS gene encoding leucine--tRNA ligase, which yields MTRPQIQEPRAERYNPHAVEPKWQERWERDGLYTFREDPARTKFYALTMFPYPSGNLHIGHWYANVAPDARARWLRMRGYNVLFPMGFDAFGLPAENAAIRNGLNPAVWTYSNIEHMTGQFRRMGTMIDWSRSFATCDPEYYRWNQWFFTQFLKRGLAYKKDGLVNWCPKDQTVLANEQVVDGACERCGTPVERRNLSQWYLKITDYADELLDFSDTDMPERVRLMQTNWIGKSVGAEITFDTPAGPETVFTTRPDTVMGATFLVLAPEHPKVAALTTDAQADEVSAYVEAAGRKTDVERQQDVGEKTGVFTGSYASHPVSGHQIPIWVADYVLVTYGTGSIMAVPSGDQRDLDFARKFGLEVIETVRPEGAEPMDPATVTEAYSGDGIIVNEGPLHGMRGGKAHITAVIDRLAELDVAQAKTTFRLRDWLFARQRYWGTPIPVVYCAQHGAQPVPDDQLPVRLPENVEFTPTGQSPLKLDREWIATTCPVCGGPAERDTDTMDTFVDSSWYMYRYLSPRDDAHPFDPARADLLPVDLYTGGIEHAILHLLYSRFWTKVMRDMGLTTQSEPFRALRNQGIILGPDGEKMSKSRGNVVDPDDLVGEYGTDTVRAYLMFIAPWELGGPWDPSGINGPAKWLSRVWALYFDEGVPGPQEAVTAAELRYAVHSTLRKVTGDFDHLSFNTIISSLMELTNTLVKAKRSPVFGTPAWDEALDIFNRMLAPVVPHIAEEIWTERGREASVHVQSWPEVDEAAATRDTVTIGVQVSGKVRGQVEISRAATQEEALSAARANPDVARFVEGKTTVKEIYVPGRIINIVVR from the coding sequence ATGACCCGACCCCAGATTCAGGAACCGCGCGCCGAGCGTTACAACCCCCACGCCGTCGAGCCGAAATGGCAGGAGCGGTGGGAGCGTGACGGCCTGTACACCTTCCGCGAGGACCCGGCCAGGACGAAGTTCTACGCGCTGACGATGTTCCCGTACCCCTCGGGCAACCTGCACATCGGCCACTGGTACGCGAACGTCGCGCCGGATGCGCGGGCGCGCTGGCTGCGGATGCGGGGCTACAACGTCCTGTTCCCGATGGGCTTCGACGCCTTCGGGCTGCCCGCCGAGAACGCGGCGATCAGGAACGGGCTGAATCCGGCGGTCTGGACGTACTCGAACATCGAGCACATGACGGGGCAGTTCAGGCGCATGGGCACGATGATCGACTGGAGCCGCTCCTTCGCCACCTGCGACCCCGAGTATTACCGCTGGAACCAGTGGTTCTTCACCCAGTTCCTGAAGCGCGGCCTGGCCTACAAGAAGGACGGGCTGGTGAACTGGTGCCCGAAGGACCAGACCGTGCTGGCGAACGAGCAGGTCGTGGACGGGGCGTGCGAGCGGTGCGGCACCCCCGTCGAGCGCCGCAACCTGAGCCAGTGGTACCTGAAGATCACCGACTACGCGGACGAACTGCTGGACTTCTCGGATACCGACATGCCCGAGCGCGTGCGGCTGATGCAGACGAACTGGATCGGCAAGTCGGTGGGCGCGGAGATCACCTTCGACACGCCCGCCGGGCCGGAGACGGTCTTCACCACCCGCCCGGACACCGTGATGGGCGCGACCTTTCTGGTGCTGGCCCCCGAGCATCCGAAGGTGGCGGCACTGACGACGGACGCTCAGGCCGACGAGGTGAGCGCCTACGTCGAGGCGGCGGGCCGCAAGACGGACGTGGAGCGCCAGCAGGACGTGGGTGAGAAGACGGGCGTGTTCACGGGGAGCTACGCCTCGCACCCGGTCTCCGGGCACCAGATTCCCATCTGGGTCGCGGACTACGTGCTGGTGACGTACGGCACGGGGTCGATCATGGCCGTGCCGAGCGGCGACCAGCGCGACCTGGACTTCGCCCGCAAATTTGGGCTGGAGGTTATCGAGACGGTGCGCCCCGAGGGAGCCGAGCCGATGGACCCGGCCACCGTGACCGAGGCGTACAGCGGCGACGGCATCATCGTCAACGAGGGACCCTTACACGGGATGCGGGGCGGCAAGGCGCACATCACCGCCGTGATCGACCGCCTGGCGGAATTGGATGTGGCGCAGGCCAAGACCACCTTTCGCCTGCGCGACTGGCTGTTCGCGCGCCAGCGGTACTGGGGCACGCCCATTCCCGTCGTGTACTGCGCCCAGCACGGCGCGCAGCCCGTCCCCGACGACCAACTGCCCGTCCGGTTGCCGGAGAACGTGGAGTTCACGCCGACCGGCCAGAGTCCGCTGAAGCTGGACCGTGAGTGGATCGCCACGACCTGCCCCGTCTGCGGCGGCCCCGCCGAGCGTGACACGGACACGATGGACACCTTCGTGGATTCGAGCTGGTACATGTACCGCTACCTGTCGCCCCGTGACGACGCGCACCCCTTCGATCCGGCAAGGGCCGACCTGCTGCCGGTGGACCTGTACACGGGCGGCATCGAGCACGCCATCCTGCACCTGCTGTATTCGCGCTTCTGGACGAAGGTGATGCGCGACATGGGCCTGACCACCCAGAGCGAACCCTTCCGGGCGCTGCGGAACCAGGGCATCATCCTGGGGCCGGACGGCGAGAAGATGAGCAAGAGCCGGGGCAACGTGGTGGACCCCGACGATCTGGTGGGCGAGTACGGGACGGACACGGTGCGCGCGTACCTCATGTTCATCGCGCCGTGGGAACTGGGCGGCCCCTGGGACCCCAGCGGCATCAACGGCCCCGCGAAGTGGCTGTCGCGCGTCTGGGCGCTGTACTTCGACGAGGGGGTGCCCGGCCCCCAGGAGGCGGTGACGGCGGCTGAGCTGCGCTACGCCGTCCACTCCACGTTGAGGAAGGTGACGGGCGACTTCGACCACCTGAGCTTCAACACGATCATCTCTTCCCTGATGGAGCTGACGAACACGCTGGTGAAGGCCAAGCGTTCGCCCGTCTTCGGGACCCCGGCATGGGACGAGGCACTGGACATCTTCAACCGGATGCTGGCCCCCGTCGTGCCCCACATCGCCGAGGAAATCTGGACGGAACGGGGCAGAGAAGCGAGCGTCCACGTCCAATCCTGGCCCGAGGTGGACGAGGCCGCCGCCACCCGCGACACCGTGACCATCGGTGTGCAGGTGAGCGGCAAGGTGCGCGGACAGGTGGAGATCAGCAGGGCGGCGACCCAGGAGGAGGCCCTGAGTGCCGCCCGCGCGAATCCCGACGTGGCCCGCTTCGTGGAGGGCAAGACGACGGTGAAGGAGATTTACGTACCAGGCAGGATTATCAATATCGTGGTGAGATAG
- a CDS encoding lipid-A-disaccharide synthase-related protein yields MSTHAVRSVLLISNGTAEDLIGARLLGHLAGEARVLPLVGAGRAYAGVPGVTRMGEELGLPSGGFPFGSAANLLADLRAGLVGGSLRQWRDARRAARGTGAVVVVGDAYALMVGTVAARGVGVPLVHVQPLLSAHYLEGLGVWGTLSELNALGANVPMPYELRLARGARAVFVRDAGTARYYRRRGVRARWAGSFALDVLPPPERDLSALIGGRRVLALLPGSREDHRESLPLMLRSAARVPGVAALVAWPHGWDAVTLPWGWTLRVEDSRTAWAEGEGVRVPLLRGAFGAVARAADVAVGTAGTANEQLAGLGVPVVAFPTLGPQYTPGFARRQGRLLGDALKVVSPDPDAVATEVLALLGDPSRRARAAVAGLGRVGAAGALPVVAAEVGKILGEVSTGERGPERKSSAS; encoded by the coding sequence GTGAGCACGCACGCGGTCCGGTCCGTCCTCCTGATCTCCAACGGCACGGCGGAGGACCTGATCGGGGCGCGGCTGCTGGGGCATCTCGCGGGGGAAGCGCGGGTGCTGCCGCTCGTCGGGGCCGGGCGGGCCTACGCGGGCGTGCCGGGGGTGACTCGGATGGGTGAGGAACTGGGTCTGCCGAGCGGCGGCTTCCCCTTCGGGAGCGCGGCGAACCTGCTCGCGGACCTGCGGGCCGGACTGGTGGGCGGGTCGCTGCGGCAGTGGCGGGACGCCCGGCGGGCGGCGCGGGGCACGGGCGCGGTCGTGGTGGTGGGGGACGCCTACGCGCTGATGGTGGGCACCGTGGCGGCGCGGGGGGTGGGAGTGCCGCTCGTCCACGTCCAGCCGCTCCTGAGCGCGCACTATCTGGAGGGGTTGGGCGTGTGGGGGACGCTCTCGGAACTCAACGCCCTCGGGGCGAACGTGCCCATGCCCTACGAGCTGCGGCTGGCGCGGGGGGCGCGGGCGGTCTTCGTGCGGGACGCGGGGACGGCGCGGTACTACCGGCGGCGGGGCGTGCGGGCGCGGTGGGCGGGCAGCTTCGCGCTGGATGTGCTGCCACCGCCCGAACGCGACCTGTCAGCCCTGATCGGCGGTCGGCGGGTCCTCGCCCTCCTGCCCGGCTCGCGGGAGGACCACCGGGAGAGTCTGCCCCTCATGCTGCGGTCGGCGGCGCGGGTGCCGGGCGTGGCGGCCCTCGTCGCGTGGCCGCACGGCTGGGACGCGGTGACGCTGCCGTGGGGCTGGACGCTGCGGGTGGAGGACAGCCGCACAGCCTGGGCGGAGGGCGAGGGCGTCCGTGTTCCCCTCCTGCGCGGCGCGTTCGGGGCGGTGGCGCGGGCGGCGGACGTGGCGGTGGGCACGGCGGGCACGGCGAACGAGCAACTCGCGGGCCTCGGCGTGCCCGTCGTCGCCTTTCCGACGCTTGGCCCGCAGTACACGCCCGGCTTCGCGCGGCGGCAGGGGCGGCTGCTGGGAGACGCGCTCAAGGTGGTCTCTCCAGACCCGGACGCGGTGGCGACGGAGGTGCTGGCCCTGCTCGGGGACCCGTCGCGGCGGGCGCGGGCGGCAGTGGCGGGGCTGGGGCGCGTCGGCGCGGCGGGGGCGCTGCCCGTCGTCGCGGCGGAGGTGGGGAAGATACTGGGGGAAGTCTCAACGGGAGAACGAGGTCCTGAACGCAAAAGCTCGGCCAGTTGA
- a CDS encoding polysaccharide deacetylase family protein, producing the protein MGELPVASVQSPEHTGGTRRQRAWALVPLGLTLLAALLADVLGRAAGWGALGPGDRSSRRVALTFDDGPGERTGDLLAVLARHGAPATFFVTAPAWERWPDLARALREAGHQVEAHGRWHTHALLLPPWREWRQVRWHPRARESGPHLYRPPYGGHSPLTRVLARLARRRVALWDVEGRDWTGENAASLAARVLGQVRPGGVLLLHDGPEVTPEVVDLLLVGLKARGLTPVLLRDLPMCPIGFRDGVRRLRASYGG; encoded by the coding sequence ATGGGAGAGCTGCCAGTCGCCAGCGTCCAGTCGCCAGAACACACCGGGGGAACCCGCCGTCAGCGGGCGTGGGCGCTCGTCCCCCTCGGCCTGACGCTGCTCGCCGCCCTGCTGGCCGACGTGCTGGGGCGGGCCGCCGGGTGGGGGGCGCTCGGTCCCGGCGACCGTTCCTCGCGGCGGGTGGCCCTCACCTTCGACGACGGGCCGGGCGAAAGGACGGGGGACCTCCTCGCCGTCCTCGCGCGGCACGGTGCCCCCGCCACCTTCTTCGTGACGGCCCCGGCGTGGGAGCGGTGGCCGGACCTCGCGCGGGCCTTGCGGGAGGCGGGGCACCAGGTGGAGGCGCACGGGCGCTGGCACACCCACGCCCTGCTCCTGCCCCCGTGGCGGGAGTGGCGGCAGGTGCGGTGGCATCCCCGCGCGCGGGAGAGCGGCCCTCACCTGTACCGCCCCCCCTACGGTGGTCACAGTCCGCTGACGCGCGTGCTGGCCCGCCTCGCCCGCCGCCGGGTTGCCCTCTGGGACGTGGAGGGGCGCGACTGGACCGGGGAGAATGCCGCCTCCCTCGCCGCGCGGGTGCTGGGGCAGGTGCGGCCCGGCGGCGTCCTCCTCCTCCACGACGGCCCGGAGGTGACGCCGGAGGTGGTGGACCTCCTGCTCGTGGGGTTGAAGGCGCGCGGTCTGACGCCCGTCCTCCTCCGTGACCTGCCCATGTGCCCCATCGGATTCCGGGACGGGGTGCGGCGGCTGCGGGCGAGCTACGGGGGCTAG
- a CDS encoding MFS transporter gives MNRERLPLRPGTLGPVMAAAVALACAEFVRSGVYAAYLPQAGPAALGLPLTAVGAAWTAHFAADTLMRGPAGALIARHGLRVVMLGGALLSLVALALLPLARWPWLLVPIAALHGAGFAAMWPGAMNLTADAAREGYQGRAITGVALGVMPLVGGGFLLLGGLAQGNSTLPLLIALGMQVLAVLATLALPARRVRRREEGAAPTPERVRRAARALAPLLPAAFVQNITMTLLGPLLFRLGPGLGLNYWGLVALLVVGGVVAYASLPFTGRVADRGRARLALTVGFGLIGLSFAAIATTPPLWAMYPLAALVGLGYACISPGWAALVTGTLPEAERPAAWGALMTVENAGTALGPLVGALAFAQLGLPGPFLVGAVMALTTAAAYIVFRRAFPEERTAQPA, from the coding sequence GTGAATCGGGAGCGCCTGCCGCTGCGTCCGGGCACCCTGGGGCCGGTCATGGCCGCCGCCGTCGCGCTCGCCTGTGCGGAGTTCGTGAGAAGTGGGGTGTACGCCGCCTACCTTCCGCAGGCGGGTCCCGCCGCGCTGGGGCTGCCGCTGACCGCCGTGGGCGCGGCGTGGACCGCCCACTTCGCCGCCGACACGCTGATGCGCGGCCCGGCGGGGGCATTGATCGCCCGTCACGGCCTGCGGGTGGTCATGCTCGGTGGGGCGCTGTTGAGTCTCGTCGCGCTCGCGCTGCTGCCGTTGGCCCGGTGGCCGTGGCTCCTCGTTCCCATCGCCGCGCTGCACGGGGCGGGCTTCGCGGCGATGTGGCCCGGCGCGATGAACCTCACCGCCGACGCCGCGCGCGAGGGCTACCAGGGCCGCGCGATCACGGGCGTGGCGCTGGGCGTGATGCCCCTCGTCGGCGGCGGCTTCCTGCTGCTCGGCGGGCTGGCGCAGGGGAACTCCACGTTGCCGCTCCTCATCGCGCTGGGGATGCAGGTACTCGCCGTGCTGGCGACCCTCGCCCTGCCCGCACGCCGGGTGCGCCGCCGGGAGGAGGGAGCCGCCCCCACGCCCGAGCGGGTGCGCCGCGCCGCCCGCGCCCTCGCGCCGCTGCTGCCCGCCGCCTTTGTCCAGAACATCACCATGACGCTGCTGGGGCCGCTGCTGTTCAGACTCGGACCGGGATTGGGTCTGAACTACTGGGGTCTCGTCGCCCTGCTGGTGGTGGGGGGGGTGGTCGCCTACGCGAGCCTGCCCTTTACCGGGCGGGTGGCCGACCGGGGGCGGGCACGCCTCGCCCTGACGGTGGGCTTCGGGCTGATCGGCCTGTCCTTCGCGGCCATCGCCACCACGCCGCCCCTGTGGGCCATGTACCCGCTCGCGGCCCTCGTCGGGCTGGGGTACGCCTGCATCTCGCCGGGCTGGGCCGCGCTCGTAACGGGCACCCTTCCCGAAGCCGAGCGTCCCGCCGCGTGGGGGGCATTGATGACCGTGGAGAACGCGGGCACGGCCCTCGGCCCCCTCGTCGGTGCCCTCGCCTTCGCGCAACTGGGGCTGCCCGGCCCCTTCCTTGTGGGCGCGGTCATGGCGCTGACGACCGCCGCCGCCTACATCGTCTTCCGCCGCGCGTTCCCGGAGGAGCGGACGGCGCAGCCCGCGTGA